A DNA window from Gigantopelta aegis isolate Gae_Host chromosome 4, Gae_host_genome, whole genome shotgun sequence contains the following coding sequences:
- the LOC121370088 gene encoding uncharacterized protein LOC121370088, which produces MRQEQAGFWKGMSCRDHIFTLRQIPEQNKQWNSTVYVNFIDFEKAFDKCGTIRKKRDPVDFCKHARRPGFRRRHIDIQAKTRDLATTAETIGLKINIPKTKLMRMNTKSNESNILHGEKLQ; this is translated from the exons ATGCGTCAAGAACAAGCTGGATTTTGGAAAGGAATGTCTTGCAGAGATCACATCTTCACCTTGAGACAGATCCCGGAACAGAACAAGCAGTGGAACTCAACAGTATATGTCAACTTCATCGACTTTGAAAAAGCCTTTGACA AATGTGGAACAATCAGGAAGAAGAGGGATCCAGTGGACTTTTGCAAGCATGCTCGAAGACCTGGATTTCGCAGACGACATATAGACATACAGGCCAAGACACGAGACCTAGCAACCACTGCAGAGACGATTGGACTCAAGATCAACATTCCTAAGACTAAACTCATGAGAATGAACACGAAGTCCAACGAATCCAACATCCTTCATGGTGAAAAGTTGCAGTAG
- the LOC121370089 gene encoding craniofacial development protein 2-like: MDNYKIDFLGISETRWTGAGRMQLANGQTLLYTGRQDNHHSEGIGIVKKLMEWKPVGSRLLGARFNSKYTKLSIVSCYAPTEDAEEEDKDIFYDQLQHILQNVPAHDMLLVIGDFNAKVGNENTGKEQIMGENGCRIMNENGKQICELCEENNLVVGGTLFQHKDIHKLTWTSPDGSTINQIDHILINRKWRSSLHDVKARRSADVASDHSSDWTHIT; encoded by the coding sequence ATGGACAACTACAAAATCGATTTCCTAGGAATCAGTGAAACGAGGTGGACAGGAGCAGGCAGAATGCAGCTTGCAAATGGACAAACACTGCTCTACACAGGACGACAGGACAATCACCACTCAGAAGGCATCGGTATCGTCAAGAAACTGATGGAATGGAAACCAGTTGGATCAAGACTTCTCGGTGCTAGATTCAATTCCAAGTACACAAAACTCTCCATTGTATCGTGCTATGCTCCAACTGAGGATGCTGAGGAAGAAGATAAAGACATCTTCTATGATCAGTTGCAGCATATCCTTCAAAATGTTCCAGCACATGATATGCTGCTTGTGATTGGGgactttaatgcaaaagttgGAAATGAAAACACTGGAAAAGAACAGATCATGGGGGAAAATGGTTGCAgaattatgaatgaaaatggGAAGCAGATCTGTGAACTGTGTgaagaaaataatttagttGTGGGTGGCACCCTGTTCCAACATAAAGATATCCACAAGCTGACATGGACATCACCAGATGGCTCCACTATCAACCAGATTGACCACATCTTGATAAACAGAAAGTGGAGAAGTTCTTTACATGATGTAAAGGCAAGACGAAGTGCAGATGTTGCTAGTGACCACTCTAGTGATTGGACTCATATCACTTAA